A window of Syntrophaceae bacterium genomic DNA:
AGCGAAGGGGAAAAAGGATGAAACACGACCGGATTCTTCTCGAGCACGGGGGCGGGGGGCTGTTGAGCCACGAGCTGATCACGGAGGTCTTTCTGCCGATTCTGGGAAACCCCTGCCTGGAGCGGCTCGAGGACAGTGCGGTCGTCCGCGTGGGAGACCTGCTGCTGTGCTTCACGACGGACTCCTATGTCATCGACCCGATATTCTTCCCCGGCGGCGATATCGGGTCGCTCGCCGTCCACGGGACCGTGAACGACCTGTCGGTCTGCGGGGGGATGCCGCTCGTCATGAGCGCAGGCTTCATCCTCGAGGAGGGCTTCCCGATGGAGGACCTGCGGCGGGTCACCCTCTCCATGGCCGAAGCCGCCAGGAAGGCCGGCGTCGCCGTCGTCACGGGGGATACGAAGGTGGTCGCCCGGGGGGCCGCCGACGGCCTGTTCATCAACACCTCCGGCATCGGCCTCGTCGAGTACCCGGCGTCCCTCTCGGTGAAGAGCATCGCCCCGGGGGACACGGTCATCGTGAGCGGCACCGTCGGCGACCATGGCGCCGCCGTGCTGAGCCGCCGCAGGGAACTGGGGGTGATCTCCGAGGTCCGCTCCGACTCGGCCCCCCTCAACGGCCTCATCAGGGCGGTCCTCGAGGCGAGCCCCAACGTCCACTGCATGCGCGATCCCACCCGGGGGGGCCTCGGGGCGATCCTCGCCGAGATCGCCGCGCAGTCGGGCTGCCTGATCGAATTGCGGGAGAAGGACGTGCCCGTCCGGGAGGAGGTGCGGGGGATCTGCGAGATCCTCGGGTTCGATCCCCTCTTTCTCGCCAACGAGGGGAAGGTGGCCGTCTTCTGCGCCCCCGAGGACGCGGAGAAGGTGCTGGCGGCGATGCGGGCCCACGAGTACGGCAAGGAGGCCGCCGCCATCGGCTCCGTGGGCGCGCGCGGCCGGGGGCGGCTCGTGCTCCGCACGGCCATCGGGGGCTCCCGCGAGGTCGACCTCCCCGTGGGCGAGCTGGTACCGCGGATCTGCTGAGGACATACTGCTTGACAGGCCCCGCCGTCTGTGGCACGGATGGATAAAACGTGCCATGGGAGTGCGTATGTCCGAGATCATCCGTTTCGGCGTGTCCCTCGAGAAAAACCTGCTTCTGCGGTTCGACCGCCTGATCCGGGAGAAGAAGTACACGAACCGCTCCGAGGCGATCCGGGACCTGATCCGGCAGGAGATGGTCAAGAAGGAGTGGGAAGAGGGGGGGGATGTGGCCGGGGCCATCACCTTCATCTACGATCACCACAAGCGCGACCTGCTCAACCGGATCATGGACCTCCAGCACGATTATCAGAACATCATCATCTCGACGCAGCACATCCATCTCGACCACGACAACTGCCTGGAGATCGTGGCCGTCAGGGGGAACGCCGGCGACGTCCTTGAACTGGCCGATGCCCTGAAGGCCCTCAAGGGGGTGCGGCACGGCACGCTGAGCATGACGGGGACCGGGAAAGAGACGAAGTGATTTTTTTGGGCCGGGCGGTAGCACGATTGCCGGGAACATAGCATGTTCCCGCGCCGCAACGGCTGCAGGGGTTCACAGGAGAGACGATGCCCAAGATCCTCTTCTGCGGCAAAGGGGGCAGCGGGAAGAGCACCCTGCTTGCCCTGCTTGCCCTCTACGTCGGCGAGACCCGCGACGTCCTGGTCGTCGATACGGACGAGTCCAACACGGGGCTGGCCCGCATGATGGGCCTTCAGCCGCCGCGGCAGACACTCATGGACTACCTCGGCGGCAAGTCCGCCTTCCGCAGGCGGATGGGCGCACCGGGAGAGAAGACGGGATTCCTCGAGCAGCCCGGCGGCCCGGCAGGGCTCCCCCCCGGGGCCTGCGAAAGCGTCCGGGGCCGCATCCGCCTGGTCTCCGTGGGGAAGATCGAGCACGCCCACGAGGGCTGCGCCTGCCCCATGGGAGTGCTGGCGCGCAGCGTCCTCGGGAGCCTTCCCGCCGCAGACGGCCGGTGGGTCCTCGTCGACACGGAGGCCGGCATCGAGCACATCGGCCGGGGGCTGCTGGAGGGGATGGATGCCGCCGTCGCCGTCGTCGATCCGTCCCGGGACGCCGCGGCCCTGGCGGGCAAGATCGTGAAGCTCGCAGCCGAGGACGGCACGCGCTGCCTCGTGGTCATGAACCGGGTGGACGGCCACACGGGCGCGCTCCTGCGCGAGGCCCTCGAGGACGAGGGGCTCCGCGCCGTCGCGGCGTTCGGGAACAGCCGGGCCGTTGCCGAGTCGAACCTCCGGTCGCGACCTCTGCCTCTCGAGGATCTCCGCGGGGAGATCGAAAAACTGGCGGAGGCCCTCGAGCGGTGAGAGGAAAGGCCCTTGCCCTTGCGGCCGCATGTCTTCTCGCCCCGGCCGTTGCTTGCGCCGCGCACGACGTGACCGTCCAGGACATGGCGGGCCGGTCGGTGCGGGTGTCCGGGGGCGCGAGCCGCATCGTCGCTCTCGGTCCGGGGGCCCTGCGTCTCGTCGTCTACCTGGGCGCGATCGACCGGGTCGTCGGCGTGGAGGAGGCGGAGAAGGGCCGCTTCCCCCTTGCGGCGCGACCCTACGGGCTGGCCGTCCGGGACCGCATCATGGCCCTGCCTTCCGTCGGGGAGGGCGGGGCGGGCCGGACCCCGGACCCCGAGAGGATCCTCGCCCTGAGGCCGGACCTCATTGTCGGCGTGGGGCTCGACCCGGCGCAGGTCTCGGGGCTCGAGGCCAAGACGGGGGTCCCGGTGCTCGTCCTGGACTACGGCGAGATCGGGGTCTTCCGGGAGGAGGCCCTGCAGTCCATCGCGCTTCTGGGGCGGGTCACGGGGCGCGAGGCGCGGGCCGCGGAGATTCTCCGCTTCGTCGATGCCTGCCGGGCGGACCTCGGGCGCCGGACCGCGCGCATCGAAGGCCCGAAAAGACCGCGCGCCTACGTGGGGGGCATCGGCCACAAGGGACGACACGGGCTCCTGAGCACCGAGGCCGGCTTCCTGCCCCTGGCCATGGCGGGCGGACGGAACGTGGCCGACGAAACGGGCCGCGGGGGGCACCTCTTCATCGATCGGGAGCAGCTCCTGGCCTGGAGACCCGAGGTGATCTTCATCGACGTCAACGGCCTCGATCTTGTCGCGGCGGACTACACCGCCAACCCGGCGTATTACCATGCGCTGGAGGCCGTGAGGAAAGGGCGTGTGTACACCCTCTATCCCTACAACTTCTACGGCACGAACATCGAGGTGGCCCTCGCCGATGCCTACTTCATCGGCAAGATCCTGTATCCCGAACGGTTCCGTGACGTCGACCCCGTAAGGAAAGCAGGGGAGATCGTCCGTTTCTTTGTCGGCCGGCCCGTTCTGGACGGGATGAAAGAGGCCTACCCCGGCTTCGGCAGGGTGTCCTTCGAGGGAGGGCGGATCGATGTCCGGTAACGCTGCAGACATCCTGGCGGGATATGGCGCCCTGCTGGGGCGCAAGGCCGCCGTCGTGGCGGTGCTGGCGGCCCTCGTCGTTGTCCTCGCACTGGCCGGCCTCTCCGTGGGGTCCTATCCCCTCTCCATGGCGGATCTCCTGGCGGCTCTCGCCGGGAGGGCCGACGGGGTGACGTCCCACGTCGTCAGCAGCATCCGGCTCCCCCGGGCCGCGGCGGCCGTCACCGCGGGGGCCTCGCTCGGTGTTGCCGGCGCCGTGATGCAGAACGTGATCCGCAACCCGCTCGCCTCCCCGTTCACGCTGGGCGTCTCCCAGGGGGCGGCATTCGGCGCCGCCCTTGCGATCGTGGCGCTCGGCGGCCATGCGGCAAAGGGCCTGGCCACGACGGTGCAGTCGTGGCTGGTGGCGCTGTCGGCCTTTGCCGGCGCCTTGGCCACCGTCGCGGCCATCCTGCTGCTGTCCACGCTGCGTCGCCTCACGCCCGCGTCGCTGATCCTCGCGGGGGTGGCCATGAGCGCCCTGTTCGGCGCGGCGACGATGTTTCTGCAGTTCTTTTCGACGGATTCGCAGCTGGCGGCGACGGTCTTCTGGACCTTCGGCGATCTCGGGCGCGCCGGCTGGGGGGACGTCCTCCTGATGGCCGCGGCCCTCGCGCCGGGGATGGCCTACTTCCTGTGGAACAGCTGGGGCTACAATGCCCTGGAGTGGGGAGACGAGACCGCCGGCGGGCTGGGCGTCTCCGTCGGGACCCTCCGCCTGGCGAGCCTCGTGGCATCGGCCCTCGTGGCCGCCGTCACCGTCGCGTGCCTGGGGGTCATCGGGTTTGTCGGCCTCGTGGCGCCCCACGTCATGCGCTTCTTCGTGGGCGACGACCACCGCTTCCTTCTCCCCTGCTCGGCCCTGTGCGGATCGTCGCTTCTGCTTGCCGCCGACATCCTGTCGCGGGTCCTCCTGGCGCCGGTCGTCGTCCCCGTCGGGATCGTGACGACCTTTGCCGGGGCCCCTCTGCTGCTCTACCTCCTGATGAAGGGACGGAGGGTGCTGTGACGCTCGAGATCGAGAACATCCGTTTTTCCTACGGCAAGACCCCCGTGCTCAGGCAGGTGAGCCTCCGGGCCGAACCCGGGCATGTCGTCGCCGTTTTGGGTGAAAACGGGTCGGGCAAATCGACGCTCCTGCGGGCGATCCATCGGCTCCTGGTGCCGCAGGGGGGGAGCGTCTTGGTCGAGGGACGCGCCGTTGACCGCATGAGCCCGCGCCAGATCGCCCGCCTCATGGGATACCTGCCCCAGAAGTCCCCCGAGGCGTCGTTCACGGTCTTCGACGCCGTTTTGCTGGGCAGGGCCCCGCACCTCCAGTGGAGCGTTTCGCAGCGCGACAGGGAGGTGGTTCTGCGGGTGCTCTCCCTCCTGAACCTGGAGAAAGAGGCCCTGAGGAACGTCCTGGAGCTCTCCGGCGGGGAGATGCAGAAGGTCTTCATCGCGAGGGCCCTCGCACAGGAGCCGAGGGTCCTGCTTCTCGACGAGCCGATCAACCACCTCGACGTGAAAAACCAGATCGACGTCATGACGATCCTCCGGCGGGTGACGGCGGAGCTCGCCATCGTGTCCCTCGTCGTCCTGCACGACATCAACAACGCCCTGCGCTTCGCGGACCGGTTCCTTCTCATCAAGGCGGGTGAGGTTGTCGCCTTCGGCGGGCCCGACGTGATCACCCCCGCCAACGTCCGCACGCTCTACAACCTGGATGTCACGGTGGCCCGGGTCGACGGGGTTGCCGTGGTCGTTCCGAGGGCGAACGGCAAGGCCGCCGCCCCGATCGGAACAGGGGTGGATTGACGATGGAGCGTCTCCCGGAAACCCGCAGCCCCCTCGCATCGGCCGCCGCGGCCTCGCTTGCGCTGCATGCCGCCGTTGTCCTTGCCGTCATCCTGTGGGCGGCGGACTCCGCCCCGAGGCTGATCGTGGGCGGCGGGGGCGGGGTCATCGCCGTATCCCTCGTGGACGATGCGGCCTCACACGGGCAGACGGGGGGCGACCGGCAGGACGCGGGCATCACCGCAAGGCCGGCAAGGGCCGCGGCGGATCGAAGAGACAAGAGGGCCCCTGAGAAGCGGGTGAGTGCGGCCGAGGCGTCGATGCGCGAGACCCCGCCCCGGGGGGACGCCGGGACGGAGCTCGCCGTCACGGGGGCCGTCTTCCCTGCCCAAGCCGGCACGGCAGGCGTCGGCGTCGCCGTCGCCGGGGCAGCGGAGGCCGCCGGCAGGGGGGTGGACGCTGCAGGCGCGCAGATCACGGGTGCCATTCCCCGATACCGCGACAACCCGCGCCCGGACTACCCCAGGGCGGCACGGCTGAAAGGCTGGGAGGGTCTCGTGCTCGTGGACGCGGAGGTGGGCGCCGATGGAACGGTTGAAGACGTGCGGCTCAAGGCATCGTCCGGGCACGCCGTGCTGGACCGCTCGGCCCTCGCCGCCGTCCGTGACTGGAAATTCGAGCCGGGCAGGCGCATGGGCGTCCCGGTGAGGATGCGGGTGGACGTGCCGGTCCGGTTCGTGCTGCGGGAATAAAAGGGGGCCGGGGCCCGTCAGGCCGAGAGACAAGGCCCCGGCTCTATGGGGCTCCGGTCAGACGGCCCGCGCGACGATGAAAACGTACCGCAGCGGCGCCGAGTCGGTGTTGAACACGTTGTGGGTTGTCCGGGGCGGGATGAAGACCACCTGCCCCCCTTTCACCGGGCGCCTGCCGTAGCCTTCCGCCTCCACCTCGCCGGCACCTTCCAGGATGACCAGGATCTCCTCGTGGTCATTCGTGCTGTGCTCGCCGACATCCCCTCCGCTCTGCAGCGTCACCAGTCCCGAGCGCATGGTCACGCTGCCTGGGGGCGAGAGGATCGGGAAGTAGGGCACCTCGGGCCCCGGGAGGGTGAGGATGAAGGATTCCAGAGGGCCCCGCTCTTTCGTCTCGGCCTGCATCGTCGTGTTCTCCTTTGTCCGCTCAGAATTTCAAATCCAGCCCGACCATAGCAGTTGTTCCCGGCATGGGGTAGTCCTTTTTCAGGGCGTAGCTCTCGTTGGTCAGGTTCTCGCCGGCGATGTAGACCTCGCCCTTCGCACCGAGTGTCCGGCTGGTGAACTCCCAGGCCAGTTTCGCATTCAGGAGAAGGTATGCGCTGACGGCGGCGATGCTGGTTCCCCCCCAGTCGGCCTGGCGGTTGTTGGCCGTGAACTGGTTGTCCACGTAGAGAGCATCGGCGCTGAACTTGACGTTCCGCAGGAACCGGCAGTTGACCCCGGCGCTGGCCGCCCACCCGGGGGAATAGGGGAGGTTGGATGGCGAGCGATCGAAAATGCGCGTGACGCCGGCAAAGAGGGACAGGGTGTCGATCGGGGCCCAGCTCACCGTGGCCTCGACGCCCTCGACCCGGAAGTCGCCGATGTTTTCATATCGAGGGGGGGCGGGGGACGTCACCAGGACCATGCGGTTCTTGCCGTGGTCGTTGAAGTAGGTCAGGTCGGCGCGGAACATCCGGCCGACGGTGTGGCTCAGGCCCGCCTCGACATGATCCACCGTCTCCGCGTCGAGGCTCTTCCATCGCGTGTTGCCGCCCCAAAAGAGCCTGGACTGCGCCGTGACATAGACGCCGGGGTAGTTGACGCCCTTTGCATAGGAGGCGTGGAATTCCGTCGGTCCGTAACCCACGACGAGCCCTGCCTGGGGTCCCCATTCGGCGTCGAAGTCGCTGTGCGAGAAATAGCGGGCCCCGGCCGAGGGGATCGCGTACCAGCCGCTCTTTTCCCCGAAGAGGTGGCTCAGGGCCGCGTAGGGCGAAAGGATGCGGAAGGTCTCCCGGGGGAATGTGCTGTCGGCCCGGGGGGCATCCCTGTCGATGGTGACCTTGCCCCCGATGAAATCCAGGTCGACGCCGCCGAGGATCTCGCCGTTCTTCCAGGGGGTGATCGTCTCCTGCAGCCGGGCGCCGTAGTTGTCCCAGTCCGTCGTGGTGTCATAGAAGAAACCCGCCGGATCCCGCTGGTCCTGCCAGTCGCCCGTGCCCCGGTTCCAGTAGAGCTTCAGCGTCCCCTTCGCCGCAGCGTAGTGGTGGGCCAGGGTGAGCACCGTCATCTGGTCGTTCGACCGGTACGTGCCCTGGCGGGCAGCGGGATTTCCCTCCGGGCCCGGGTCCTCGGCGAAATTGTTGGTCGCGTTCCCCGTGAGGCTCACGGTCCAGGACGGATGGATCTGATGACCCACCCGGGCGAAGTACTCCTGCAACTCGCCGCTGGAGAAATCCCGGTGGCCGCTGGACGAGCGGAAGCCCTGGAGAAGGTAATAATCGGTGTTTCCGACTTTGCCGCCGTGTTCGACCCCTTGGGAGAAGGTGGCGTAGGAGCCGTAACCCGCCCGGACGTTCGTGTAGAACCCCTCTTCCGCCTGCCGCTTCGAGACCACGTTCACCACGCCAAAGGCGCCGTTGCCGAACAGGACGGGCTGCGCCCCCTTGTAGATCTCGATCCGCTGGGCCCGGTCGACGCTCATGATGTCCATGAGGGGGTGGGACCACACGCCGACGGCCTTCGGGATGCCGTCGACGGCCGTCAGGATTTCGCCACCCGGCCTGGAACTGCCCCTGCCGCGGATGTAGATGGCGCCGCCGTCGCCCCCGCCGAAGCTCCCGACGACATTCTGGCGCGAGATGATCACGCCGGGGACCATCCGGACGGCCGACTGGAAATCCTGGGCGTTGAGCGCATTGATCTGGTCCTCCGACACGGTGGTGACCTGGCTTCCCAGGCGGTTGACCTGGTTGCCCTCCGTGATGGGCGATGCGACGACGACCACCTCATCGAGGCGCGCGGCGGTCTTCTTCTCTTCCGCGGCAAAAAGCGCCGAGGCCTGCAACACGAGGATGCCGGCCATCAGCCATCGCACGGCGCCTCTTCCAACCATTCCCTTTCCTCCTTCCCCCCGGGCCGGGCGCCGGCCTCGGCATGAAGTGAGTAACATGAATGTGAGAATCGTGGCACGAACCGGGGAAGAAAAAGACCGCGAAGCGAAGCGGCCCGCGATGCCCGTCTTGGTAACACGAGCGTGAGTTTCGTAGCACAGCCGCCACGTGCTGTCAACCGGTTTCTTCCCCTTCACCTGGTTTTCAGGGGGCGGGGAATCCCCGGCGGCTGGCGGTCAGTGCCTGCCCCTGAACTCCGATTTCATGTACTCGGCGATGGCCCGGGCCTGCTCGGGGCTGACGGGCTGCGCCGGCATGCGGCCCTGGCCCTTGAGAATGCCGTTGACGATCTTCCGGTCATCCGTTTTCTTCCAGTGGTCGGGGTTCGTGAAATCGGTGATTTTCCCGCCGAAGGACGGCGCTGCAATCCCTTTCCCGTCCCCCTTCTCGCCGTGGCAGACGACGCAGTGATTCCGGCAGAGCGCCTCCCTTGCCGGCCGTGCCAGCCGGCCGATAGTCGGGACCGCAACGCCAAAGACAGCGGGCAGCGCCGCAGCGGTCACCCGGGCGGTCCGGACGGCGTTCGCCGTTGCCGTCATCGGACCCCCGGCCCCTTCACTTCTTGAACGACGATTTCATGTACTCCACGACGGCCCTTGTCTCCTCGGGGGAGAGCGGGATGGCGGGCATGCGGCCCTTGCCCTCGACGATCGCCTTCGCGATGGCCGCGTCGTCGTTGGCCTTCCAGAAGTCCGGCCCGAAGGGCGCGATCTGCATGATGATGCCCTTGCCGTCGCCTTCGGCCCCGTGGCACAGGGCGCAGCGGTTGTTGTAAATCTGCTTTCCGTCCTGGCCGATGGCGGGCGTGACAAGCAGCACGGGGAACAGGGCAAGGATCAGAAGCGTTCCGCATGTCGCCGCACGGGCGGTCCTTCTGTTCAGCATGGCTATCCTCCTCGTCGATGGCTGGATTTCGGCTGCCGGCTTCCATTGTAGTGAACCGCCGCCCCGGCGTCAACCGCCCTTCGTTCTTGACCCGTGGGGTGAAGTCGGGTAGAAAGAACCGATGCTTGCAACAGGCGAAATCGCCGGACGCCTGCACCGCCGTCTTCTCGACGAGAGCCGGCGGGTTTTCGTCGAGGGCGTCAGGATCGGGGCGAGCTACATCGCCGTGGTCCTGGCCGGGGAGCGCGTCGGGCTCGCCGCCCGGCTCAAGGAGGCCGTCGGCACGGAGATCGAGCCCCCGCGCGACGGCGGCCGATGGGCGCGGAGGCCGGCGGAAGAGCTCCTGCAGATGCTGGTCTCCGGCCGGGGAGCGGTTGAGCGCGCGCTGGGACTCGCCACGGCCAACGCTCTCATCGACCCCCCCGCCTCGGACGAGGGGGAAGACACGATCGGCCTCATGCGGCTCCGGCCCGGCGAGCGGGTCGCCATGGTGGGGCTCTTCCGGCCCATCGTTCCGCGGCTCGAGGCCTCCGGGGTGCGGCTCACGGTCATCGAGCGGGACACGCCGGCGAGTGAGAGGCGCGAGGCGCTCGGGGCCTGCGACGTGGCCATCGTCACGGCCACGACGATTTTGAACGGGACCCTCGAGGGGATCCTCGGCGAGTTGCGGCGCCCGCGCCACGTCGCCCTCATCGGGCCTTCCACGCCCCTGTGCGGGGAGATCTTCCGGGACACCCCCGTGACGCACCTCGGGGGATCGGCGATTGCCGACGGCGCGGCCGTTCTGAAGGTGATCGCCCGGGGCGGCGGGACGCCGGAGATGCGGCCATACCTGCGGTTCGTGAACGTCAGGGTGCAGCGGCCATGAGGAAGATCCCCATCGTGTCCATCGTGGGCTACTCGGGAAGCGGCAAGACGACCCTCGTCGAGAAGCTCATCCCCGAGCTCAGGCGGCGGGGCCTTCGGGTGGCCACGATCAAGCACAACCGCCACGGGTTCGACATCGACCGCGAGGGGAAGGACAGCTGGCGCCACCGCAGGGCGGGGGCGGTCATGACCGTCCTGGCCTCGCCGGGCAAGGTGGCCGTCATGGCCGACACCGAGGGGGACCCGGGCCCCGGAGAGCTGGGGGAACGCTTCATCCGCGGCGTCGACGTCGTCCTCGCGGAAGGATTCAAGAAGAACCCCTACCCGAAGATCGAGGTCTGGCGCCAGGCCCTGGGCAGGGAGTTCATGTCCCGGGACGACCCGGCGCTCATGGCCGTGGCCGGCGACGATCCCGGCGGGCTGACGGCTCCGCGCTACAGCCTCGACGACATCCCGGGTCTGGCCGATCTCATCGTGAGCAGGGTCATGCGGCGATGATGGACTATATCGTCCACAACCTCTTCTCGACCGAGGCCGGTGTCGTCTGGCTCGTCCTGAAGTGGGTCCTCGTCGTCCTGGCCGCCGGCTTCATCGGCCAGTTCGGCAAGGCCTTCGCCACGCACCTGATCCGGAAGGCGCAGGAGCGCAGGAGGCGCGAGGGGCGGCAGACGGCGGAGCCGGCAACGCCCGCAGCCGGTCCCGTCGCGGCGGCCCCTGAGGCCCCCGCGGACATTCCCGCGGCGGCGGATGCCGTGGACGCCGCGGAAGCCGGGCGGAAGGACCGCGACAAGGAGCGGAAGAAGGCCCTCAAGGCGCAGCAGAAGGCCGAGAAGAAGGCACGGAAGGCCATGGAGAAACGGTTGAAGGACTAGAAATGGGGGTCAGGATGAGCGGCAAAAAGCTTCCGGAAGGCGCGTACGACGTCCTCGTCATCGGCGGTGGGCCCGGGGGTCTCACGGCCGGGCTCTACGCAGCCAGGGCCAGTTTCAAGACGCTGCTGGTCGAGTCGGGGATGGTGATGAGCCAGATCACCGTGACGCATCTCGTGGAGAACTACCCGGGCGTCCCCGACATCGGCGGCTACGAGCTCGTGGAGAAGTTCAAGGAGCAGGCGAAGAAGTTCGGGCTCGTGACGGCCTACGCCGCCGTCTCCGGGCTGGAAAAGACGCAGATCGCCGGGATGCCGGGCTGGCGGGTGAAGACGGACGCGGGCAATTTCGATGCCCTCGCCGTCATCGTGGCCACCGGGGCCAACTGGCGCAAGATCGGCGTCCCCGGCGAGGCGGAGTTCACGGGGCGCGGCGTTTCGTACTGCGCCACCTGCGACGGTCCCTTCTACCGCGACCGGGAGGTCGTCGTGATCGGCGGCGGCGACACGGCCGTCCAGGAGGCCTTGTTCCTGACGAACTTCGCGAGCAAGGTGACGATCGTCCACCGGCGTGACCGGCTCCGCGCCACGCCGATCCTGCGCGAGCGGGCCGCCTCGAACCCGAAGATCGCCTTTGCCTGGGATTCCGTCGTGCAGGAGATCGGG
This region includes:
- the trxB gene encoding thioredoxin-disulfide reductase — its product is MSGKKLPEGAYDVLVIGGGPGGLTAGLYAARASFKTLLVESGMVMSQITVTHLVENYPGVPDIGGYELVEKFKEQAKKFGLVTAYAAVSGLEKTQIAGMPGWRVKTDAGNFDALAVIVATGANWRKIGVPGEAEFTGRGVSYCATCDGPFYRDREVVVIGGGDTAVQEALFLTNFASKVTIVHRRDRLRATPILRERAASNPKIAFAWDSVVQEIGGTETVTHVRIANVNDPKALRDIPAAGVFVFIGLVPNTEFLQGVVSLNREGYITADRDMRTSEPGIFACGDCIEKLLRQVVTACGDGATAAFSAQLYVEELKGEGYAGR